The Lolium perenne isolate Kyuss_39 chromosome 6, Kyuss_2.0, whole genome shotgun sequence genome segment GAAACCCTAGAGTGTCACATAATCTGTTAGGGCTTAGAGTGTGAAAAAACAGGGCTTAAACTTAAGGCATGATTAATAACCAGGAAGAACAGCCTTTAAACATAAGCATAAAATTCTTTCACAGAAGCAACTTGGGCATATGCCTTGACTTGGTGACAACATAAACACATGGGTATGTGCATATGCCCTTGATCCTGATCTTAACTTGATAAATCAAGCATGAATCTTAACATAAGAGGGCTCAAACTTAAGAGCtagatgctctgataccattgatGGATCCAGCAGGATCAACTAGCTCTAGTTTGAGCCACAAAAGAATAAGATCAGAAATACCTTGGTCTGAAGATGATGCCATGCCTCCTCTTGTTTAATTGCTCACACCAGGATGGAGCAATTTGTGCTAGGTTCTTCCTAGTGCTTTAGTGCTAGCCTGATCGGTGGCTTGTTCTTGAGAGAGAGTGTGTAAGAGAGAAGGCAGAGAGCAGCAGCCGTGTATTCACCACTCTTCTAGGGTCATTTGACCCCTTTATATATATTTAGCACTATGCACTAGGGGAACCAGCACCGTTGGATCAAAATCGATGTCTCCGATCAAGACACCACATAAGGATAGGTGGCCATTTACTGTAGCACCGCCCTACTGTAGCACTGGCCTACTGTAGCACCGTCCTACTGTAGCAACCCAAAAAGATCTGACCTAGGAGAGCAGCCTAGATCACCAAAATATCCAACAGCTTCTAGTAATAGTACATTTAGCTCAATCTGTTGGTAATGCAGGACTAGAAGATGTTATTTGTGTTTGCTTTGCACCTGAAGACTGCTTTGCTGCTTTATCCTCAACTTGGTTATGAACTGTTGATAAAACCGTGTGCCTTTTTATGCTGAGACTTGGTATCTCGTTGTGTTAGTGAGATCCATACCAATATATTTTTGCAAAGCACCTACTGGATCAGAGCTTGGTTTGGAGTGGATCATTTCCACTAGTTGAACAGCCACTGGTAGATGTTTTGAGTCCTGATTTATCTTTGCACCTAATGGATATAGTAGTAAGGTTTAGGCGATTAGTGATTTTTCTGCGATGCTGAGGAATCAAGCTCTAGAGGTTAGCAACTTTGTGTAGATTCCTTTGCTTAACAAAGAAAATTCAAAGCCGTGAATCTTGAGTTGCTTAATGTATCTTGTATGACAACAGCTGTGTCTTGTGAAATAGAAATGTTGCCTTCTCTACTTATGAACTAAAGTTTCTGTTTCCActtgctcacctattttattatcCTCGTGGTGGCCTGAAGCTAAGGTTGATAAGGCACTTTGGGTGCGCCACCTGGAAATAGTTTTCTGTAATACACTTTCACCTTGTTAGTGCGTTAATCATCTTACTAACTATGCGCTTTAGATAGTGAAATTGTGATGATAAGCAATTGTGCAAATTAGTACTATTCTCAAGGGAATTATCAATTCTGTCCTCATATGGCTAGCATGGTAGATAAGTTGTTTTCTGGAGAATTTGTAGCTGAGCTGGCATTTCAGCAGCTAGTTGTAAGAGCTAGATCCAATGCCTTGAGGTTTATTGAATATGTGTTAATTTTTCAGTTGTTTATAGTTCTGATAAGTAAAAAAACTaccggtgtttttcttattatatcTCCCCTTCTCTTTTATATATCTGCAATATAATGTTGATGCTCACTGAATGACTGTAGGTTCTGGGGAAACCACTACCTGTACCAAGGACATGCATTGTCATCAGCGGATAACTTAAACCGTCACTGGTTTGTGCCAGTGGCGGACGCAGGAAAGAATTGGAGGGGGGGCATACCtcaaattttttttttcaatgatTCGGGTTTTTTCCAATTTCTAAAACCATCTTTAACAAAGGCATCTCCTCCGGGACCTCCATTGGCTCTTTCTTTGAACAAGAAACACACAAAGCAAAATGCCGCATCCTTTTCGATACTATATTCTAGCCAATTGTAGTGATGAAACCAAACACAACTAAAGTGTCGATTTTTGCCCTTCTTTTTTGTTGTTGTGAAATCATGCTCATATGGTTGGCACGGAACTTTTAGGATATATCCTCTCCGAACATCATCTTGAATATTAACATCATAACTTGATATAGGAATCCTTTCCCCCGGATCATATGGAAGAAAGTGAGCATCATGTGACCTTGCATTTGGTTGTTGGGGTGAAGGTGGGTGTGGTGTTGTATCTTCAATGTCAATGTCACTCTCAATATCGGAGTCGACTTCTTCATCGTGTACAATATCGGATTGGACCGGAGATGCAATCTTCTTTGATGCTTTTTTCTGAAAAAGTAGCGCAATTTGGCTATTCCTCTTCATTTCTACACAATTGAAACATTTAAAAATTTCTAATTTAGTAATTTTATGTGTTCTTCTTAACATACAAACATACAAAGTAACAGAGAATAGACACAGGGACATACGTTCATAGTTTCATAATTCATACAGACAGTCAATGCACTTATGCACACAGAGAAATAGCCAAATAGGCAAATAGCTGCAAATCAGTGGCTCACCGGCCTCACTCTCGGCAGTTGGGAACTTGGGACTTGGGAAGATCAGGGGCGGGCGGCCGTTCCGAGCGGCAGCCGGCGACCGACGGCCGGCGCCCGGCGGTCTCTGCGGACTGCGGCAGTGCGGCGGCGGGGCTGGGCGGGCGAGCGCCGGCCGCTGGGATGGGCAGCGCcgcagcggcggcgccggcgggcagcggcggcgccggggcctgagcggcgggcggcggcggtctGGGCGTGGGGATTGCCGGATTGGGAATCGCGAATTCGCGATGCGTGGACCGGTGGACGTCTGGTCGTCTCCTCGCCGGCTCGCCCTGGTTGCCTCGACGACCAGTTCGACCCAGGATGGTATCTCCAGACTGAATCGTCAAATCGGCCTTTTTTCCAACGGATATTAATTGGGCCGGCCGGCAGAATTCTGGGTGGGCCACGGCCCCCCCGGCCCCCCCGCTGCGTCCGCCAATGGTTTGTGCCAACACATTTAAAGCTGGCGCTTTTGATCGGTTGAAGCTGAACGAACCAAGGTGAGGATCCTTTTTTACGGAATGTTCTCTAGCTTCATTGACCCAGATTTACTTACGGGCTGAAAGCTTGTCATAGTATAAATCTCACGAAATAAAGTTGCCCTCTTAATTCGCAGGTACATGGAGTTGGGCCCATTTAAGATTGCCATCGAGGAGCTGGAGGGGTTCAGAAAAGAAAAATCTTATCTCATCACCACCATAGAGACGAGTGGACGCCATCAGCAAGAGGTATCCTTTTTTATTGCCAACACTTGTGTTTGTTGCTGACCTGTCGTTAACATAGTGAAAATCAGGAACTTATCCATATAGGCAAATTGAGTTGACATTGCGATGTTGATTTTCCAAATAATCATGTTTCCCTATAATTAAGGATTTCAGGCAGGTTTTTGTTTAAGTATTGCTGCATATCACATATATAAAGAACTTGTTCGGTGAAATAGCACTTGCCTATAGGTCTGGTATATGAACATAAATTAATAGTCATGATATAAATCCTCTTTTCTGTAAATTTAAAGTGTCTTCGCAAGATCTTTGTAAATTAGTATGGCCCGTCGGCGATGTTGCACCCGAGTGCTACTAAGTTATTCTGGGCCCCCGCTAGAAAGTATGGCCCGTCGGCTACGTATCCTGGGCCACCGGTGCGCCACGTGCTATTTCCGACACTATTACCATGCCGTTGGGCAGATTGATTGCAAGCACCTGAACGGTGCCGTCGCCGAGGAACAGCTGCGGCAGGCTGTGTGAGTGGTCAGATGCATTGATGCTCACTCTAGCTTGCTTTGTGATTCTGTGGTGTCTAGTAGTCGAACCATTTGTGTGCACGGGAGAAACCCTAGTGCTGAATAGTGATCTGGGGAGAAGAGGGGGCTGAATAGTGATTTGGGGAGAAGTGGGTGAGATGCGAAATCAAAGATGACTATAAATAACTGATAGTGTTTGGGAACTTAATCTCGTTTGAAGCTCTTGATTTCTATTGCTAAGAGCACAACAGCATCACAAGAGAATTGTATTACTATGCGTGTCCATCTGGCTTAACCGTAAGTCCTAATTTTGTGAAATGTTGTTCATTTTTTCTCGTATTTTTTCTGATCATAAAATCGATTCATGAAAAAATAGGTTTATGAGATCTTCTGTAATTTGGCACTGGCAACTAACTTCAATACTCGTTGAGGTGGCTCTTATGTTGCTAATGAGACTAGACCAATGCTCATTCTGTATGTTTTGTAGTTATGGGAAGGTTGTGAGGCCGGTTTTCTCCTATGCTTGAGTCTGCTCGGCGAGGCAGGCTGATTTGGCGGCAAGCAGGGAGCGGAAATCACGACGACGAGCACGGTCAGCTGCGGAGGAGCATGAGGCAAGCTGTGGTGCATGTGCAGAGGGGCACGCTGCCAGCTCGGCGACACGACCAAAAACAGCGGAAAGTGAAGTGTAGCTGCAGCTGCAAGCCGCCGACGATCATGGCAAACTTTTGGAATGCATAAGCTTTTGTAATGCTTGAAACGAGAAAGTTGTAGTGTTGTTTCCTTTGTCTCGTATGTATTAATCTATTTTCTTAGCCCGCTCTCTCTAATTATACTTGTGAGTCGAGTTGAACCGATGTGAGTAGTGCTGTCTGCACACATATTGTGATATGTGATCTTAATGTCCCAAAAAGAGCCATTGTCCTGGAAAATTTTGAGTGCAATTTGTAATTATACTTTTGTTCCTAAAGAGAAGGAAATGCTGCAATTTTTTTTATGTCCGCACTTCCGCCAGACAAAAAAAAAGGAGTAAGAAGATGGTGTAGCTAGTTAGCTTCAATCGATCTAGAGTTGGAAAACAATGAAGAGAAAGATGATGTATTCCCTCCGTCTCACCAAAAATGTCTAAACTTTGacaaaatttggatatatctaggtcgatacatctaaattttaacaaagttgagacacttttaattgaacggagggagtacaattgATTGATCAAACTAGTCGGGATGATTATCTCCTATTCTCTAGTTTCAATATAGTGCATCTTCTGCCAATTTTTCACCACTAAAGATGGCGAACGGAATTGACCATCTTACACAGACCAATAGCGATGGTGGTCTGGCTAGTAGCATGTGAAAATCCATCAAAGGTGCTTGCTTTCAAAGGATAATGCTTTTTCCGTGCAATCAGGTTCTATTAATGGGTTTTTTTGGCCCTGATTAATGCACTTACCTCGTTTAATGTGTGGGCGTCTGTTTCGTTTCACGAGACTATAGAAAAGGAGTTCCCTCGTCTATGTATGGTAGACGTTTCGTTTCAGTGACCCAACAGAAAAACATGCATGCATGACCTCCTCGGATGCAGTCACAGTCACTTAAGTAGCTCCTAATTTATGGGGTGTTTTTTTCCTGGATCACTCCCTCCACGTCACTGATCCGTGGCGGTCTCTTCCATCCGGACGGTCGATTCTCTCCATCAAGCAACCAAGAACGAGGGACACACATCGAATCTCATCCCTTTCCTGCTCATCTCTTCTTAATTCCCCCCAAACAAATCATATCTGCCTAACTAGTTCTATAAGTAGAAGCTCATTGTCACACACCGCGTGCGGATTGCGCGTGTGACtatgacttagactttgactcttgctcggagaggagaggagagagagCGCTCCACTCTGGCCGAAGCTTGGCGTGGATGATGTTGCCATGAACTTGGGCAAGGCGTGCACTCTCAAGCAGGATCGTGGGCATCGGAGTGATGCTTCGGCGTGTTAGCGACTCAAGGTCAGAATGTTCTTCCGTATGGTCTATGTTGCGATTTTCTGGTTGGATCTGATAAGCTAAAAAAAAGGTTGTGTCAGAACTAATATTGAAAAATATGGAAATTACAAGTAAAGCCCATATGCTTACCACGTGTTTCCTGACCCTTAGAGCTAGATATGCTTTAAGTGGCTTAGTGCAGCCCCTCACATTGTGATCAGTACCTCCACAGTTGCCACATTCGATAAATCCTTTCTTAGCTCTTGATGTAGATGGCCCTCCCTCCTCACATTGTGACCAGTACCTCCACAGTTGCCACATTCGATAAATCCTTTCTTAGCTCTTGATGTAGATTCCTTCTATTTTTCTTTGGCCTTCCAATTGGTATAGTGTACGACGGTGGATCGATGTAAGAGCTTGATGTTTTCACCCACTCCTCTTGGTGTGGAACAGGGTGGATAATTCCTGCATATGCTGCTCTATATGCATCTTTTTTGAAAAACCAGTGTACATAGTTCTCCGGCTTCTCTTTTTCCTTGAAGATGGCTGCACATGCATGGTGACATGGAACTCCAGTGAGCTGAAAAGTAAAACATCCACAAGTCCTATTTAACAAGTTAACTTCATAGCTCTTGTTATCATAGTTTGAACGCCTCTTGGCCGACTCAAGTTTTTCAGACATAACTGGTGTTATTTCCCATCCAACACCATCAACTCCTGTCCTCTTGAGATGCTTCCTAGTCATAAGCCTTGTTCTTGTCAACTCCGACATGGTCACAATTGGCTTGTCTCTATAATCAAGAATATATTTGTTAAACACCTCACTTAGATTGTTCACCACAAGATCTGTCTTGGAGTTAGTCCTGAATGCATGCCTACTGATGTGCTCTTTGGGAATTGCTTTCACCCATTTCCATGCATCCTCATTATAGGCCTTCAAATTCTCCATGGACGTGTTGTATTCAGCCAATGTGTGCGCGTACACTATCTTATCAAATAAATCTTTGTACTTTCCACCCTTGAAACCAGCTGAGGAGAAATTGGCAAGCACATGTCTTTTGCAATACCTATGCTCACATGTTGGGAAGACTTTCGCAACAGCAGCAAGTAAACCCTGGAAAGTAGAATTATTTATGAGATGAAATACTCTATGCATCAAACATAACCGTAAaataagcgtgagtagacatcagaatccatctccatcgacaccaccgccatcctcatcgccgttgttgactcccatgatgaggagggagtagttctcccccgaggctgagggctctaccggtagctatgtggatcatctctctctcccatggtgtgatctttatgtgatcatgagctttgtatcactattaatctatgtgctactctagtgatgttattaaagtagtctatttctcctccatgatgtaaagttgatagtgtgtgcatcatgtagtacttggcgtaggttatgattgtaatctcttgtagattatgaagttaactattactatgatagtattgatgtgatctattccccctttcatagctattggtgacagtgtgtatgctatgttagtactcggtctaaattgcaacggtctattatgcactctagaggttactttaatatgaacttcggactcactctccacggtgtgatggtgacagtgtgtgcatcgtgtgtgattcctttatgacgttgtggagcttgtttactccggcttgaggtgtgcttttgtacccctacacaatgaatggtgtttgttatccaacaaaagagtgttagagagtagcatttatttattcaattatgtgatcattgttgagagtgtccactagtgaaagtatgatccctaggctttatttctaagcattgaaacaccgtttcaaacaagttctgctacatgtttgcttgctgccatttttatttcagattgtaattactacttataatcatccatattacttgtatttcactatctcttcaccgaactagtgcacctatacatctgacaagtatattaggtgtgttgggcacacaagagacttcttgtatcttaattgcagggttgcttgagagggatatctttgacctctacctccctgagttcgataaaccttgggtgattcacataaggaaaacttgctgctgttatacaaacctctgctcttggaggcccaacactgtctacaggaatagaagcgtgtgtagacatcactacctcacccccgaatgtgacgttcagacgggttttgctTGGACAAAGGCTACGGGCAAGGAATGCCCTAATTCACTGGCTGGGAGATATTCACCTATCACCTGAACcggacgaatttagatggaatcttcatgtagatggcactttctcggtcaaatctttatacaatacaatccttcattctgatataccagttgatagtaataagaaaatttggaagatgaagataccattaaaaattaaaaaatatttggatggtatcttcgtggaggagttattcttaccaaagacaatcttgttaaatgGAATTGGCACGAAAATACAcagtgtgttttttgtcatcatgatgaaaccattaaacacctttttttcagtgccaatttgcgagatctatatggtcagtcatccaagtagcgtctaccttgtatccccCCACCAGTGTGGCCaaagtctttggcaattggcttcatggcaTCGGTTCAAGGTTCAAGTTTCTTCTTAGGGTGTGGGCGCTAGTAGTTATCTTGACGctttggctaagtagaaatgacaagatttttaatgataaaaattattctttgttgcaggtcatctccgttcgtggttacctcttcagcgagtggagaaccgagacctatttacggaggtttgTACACGGTTCGAGGCTACGggaagggatactttttccctacatgggtggcagcatagcctTCGGATTGCAGCCCCACCCtcaccttaggcgttatatgattcatcgcttCGATATGTATTTCACCTAGTTTCTTTGTTCATTTTTTGACTTGAGATCCTTAAAAcggttgtgtgcatcctggttatgcagaggctggatgtaattgcttctaaaataataaagcatcctttatcgaaaaaaacatAGCACCGATCGATCATGTTTCCATAGTCAAACGGCCACTTGTTGCAACCTTGCTTATAGATGATAGGTGAGTGAGATCGACGCTCTTAAAATGCGAGATGTTTGGAGATGGCATTTCACTCCTATGTTCCTGTGGACAAATTGGTTGGGTTGTTCACTGTTCTTTTGTCCGGCCTAATTCGGCCATGCAAATGTGGAGGCCACAATTTGACACACCAGCCACCAGTACATCGGTATACTTGCACTTGAATCATGAAAATGTGCTCGCTGAAACCTCCATGCTAAAGCACTCACCGGATCTGCTGGGCAGGTGGTGGAGGATTTATTTGGTCCCAGAAGAAAAGGTGCAGTCAAACAGTCAAAGAGAAGAAGAATAATAAAAGAGAGAGCAAGAAAGCAAAATAGCAAACACACAAATGACTCGTCTCAAATTGCTTTGTAGTGGCACAATCAGTACATACACTTGGGGCTCTCTTTTCTGAAGCCGGAGAAGATGGCATCAGGAAAAGAACCACTTCcctaaaaaaaaaggaaaagaaccaCACCCATGCGTGGCTGCTCAATCTAGAAACAGCTGTAATCTTGATGAGGGATCATCAGTCTGCACTTCATTGGCAGTAGTACAAGTGAAGTACATATATACCTCCTTCTTGAGTGTTGGTTGGCCAATCAACAAAGCGCTCTTCTTTCTTTATTGAAAGAAAACATCATTCGGTGGTCAGTGCAAATGTTGCAAAGATATCTTCTTAGATGCTGCTTGCATCCAGCAGCTGGGCGATCTCATGAAATAAAGTTCCAAGGGATGATTCCCCTAGAAAGAACGAGGAGCAACAAAACCATTTTTTTTATTTCGAGAATGGAGCTGCAAAAACACGGCTAATATGATACTCTCCACTTGCCTGCCCAAAATGAAGCTACTACTACCAGTTTTTAGTTACAACTTAAAACAGGTAAACATAACACAAATCAAAAACTAATAATTGACATGGTGCAATTCACATATGGAAGTGGAGAAACAGACATAAAATGAACCAGGATAGGATTTTCCGCGGTTTGCTCGTCAGAAGTGGTGCCTCTGAGATGCTTCCAGCGGGGCCATCCGCTGGAGACATTCTGGGGAGTGTGAAGGACCCTCCTTGCACCGACGAACTCGGCGGCGGTTCCGGCATTTCGCCGCCTGCTTCTGCAGGCGCTGGTGCAGATAGCGGAGGGATAGACGTCGAGTAGTCACGGTTCACTATTGTCGGTGGGTCTGTGAGTAGAGGGACTTGATGTGGCCCTGCGTGGAACGAACTGTCAGAAACAAAACTTTTTGGCCCGGAACAGCAGGACTAGACCGATCAAATGAGCTGAACTATAATCATAAGTAATCATAAAACATCAAAGCAGATGTGCATTTTTCAAGGTGTTTAAGTTTAAAGATCTTGTCAGTCGTGTTGTTGACTAATCTGAACTTTGTTCCGAGTTGTGAGATTTTACTGATATTCGGTCAGAAATTGTGATGACAGTTACTACAACAATGCATCTGCATGTAAACAAGGGTTAGTGCGGCAGAATTTGTGTGCGTATGTTGATGCAACAGATATATTCAGGTGGTGCAGTTTGCGCATCGCAAAGTTTTGTGGCAATTGCATGGAGTGTTCTTGTTCAGAGTGAAAAATGCCTAGTTTGTGGTGCAGAGTCTACAAGGACGGAATGGAATGCTGTCACAGCCCTGGGTCTGAACCTACAGAGAAAATATTACAGCAACAGCAGTTACCTGGGCATTTCGGTTGAAGGCCAGTGTTTAGCCTGCAAACGGAAACTCAGATTTTAAAAACGTGATACTAGAAATCTGGGATACACTGAAAAGCATTGGGCAACATTGTGCTTACAAAGTTTTAATGGTCCCATTTACAAAACCTCCATAGCTGCAAGAAGAAACATTGCAGCCTGCACTAGTGGCGTGGGTGCTCGCATTTCCCAGCAGCACGTTGCTGTTACTACACTGCGTGCTTGGGCATGATCCTGACAATGAAGCTGGTGTGCAATACAAGCTGGTGCAGAACAGAAGAGAGGAATTATGGTCCATAATATATTTTGAGCGGTAATGCTGCTTTGTGTAGCAGAGAAGGTATAAGCTGAATTTTACTTGAGATTTCCTGGCCCACAACTACACTGCACACAGTTGCCAGCAGTAAGCGCATAGGTCCCATTTGCCACAAGCAGTCCATGGTCTGAGGCAGACTTTGCAAATGAGGATGCACATGCTATAAATAAAAATATACAGCAACCATCATCAGAAATATATTAGGCAAATGCTGATGTTCAGAAAAGAGCAAGCAGATTTCAATTCTGCTATGGAGGCAAAGAATTATTAATCAACAAAAGTAAAGCAGACAAAAACAGAGATCCACCATGAAGAATTGAGTACTCTGCATAAtgatttgttcttcattgacactTTAAACCTCAAAGCTGATTGTTAAGGAATAGATGAACTATCCATCATATTGAACAATGTGCAAGTTAGCTATGCTGTCTTGCTAATTGGGACTTCGCTTCAAAACAAAGCGCAAAGCTGCTTGATATAAAAACAATAAGAATTGTCACCAAAGCTACTATTCGGGGCCCGGCGAAGACCTGAATCAATCATGTGGTAAGTACATCTGAAGAAGTTGTGCAGTGGATCACAGTACCGTATATTGAAGTACTAACTCCAAACCTGAATGGGAACTGAAAGTACCATCTACTAAAACCCCTATTCTACTGTATGTGTCCGATAATGCTATCATCACAGAACATTCCGTGGGTCCGGGACTACCATATTTTGAAAACTGAGCTAACCTGATAGGAGTACTAGACAATGCAGTAACCGAGATCACTAACACGTAGAAGAAAAAGATCATCCTTATAAACCTGGCAATGGGATGGCGAGGATGTCTCCCGGCGCGGCGACGGGGCTGCCCATGGCGTTGACGTTCATGACATCCGTGACGGTGGTCTCGTACCCCGCGGCGATGGCAGGCACGGTGTCCCCGACCTGCACGACGTAGGAGAGGTACACCGCGGGCAGGTTACTATCGGAGGAGTTGAAGCAGACGCATGGGAGCGGGACGACGAGCGGCTGCCCCGCGTCGAGCGGCGCGTCCGGGTCGGCGTCGGCGAGGCCGTTGGCGCCGCGGATCTGGTCGGCGGAGGCGAGGCCCGCGAAGACGACGTCGGCGAGCGTGGCGAGCGTGTCGGCAGGGCGCGCGGCGTAGCGGACGGCGACGGACTTGCGG includes the following:
- the LOC127305964 gene encoding lysM domain-containing GPI-anchored protein LYP6-like — translated: MELSRIVAATVMLAAIVSSSDAKTTIEPCSGSDSCPALLGYTLYADMKVSEVAALFATDPSALLAANALDFAAPGAAHRILPAGLLLRVPARCACADGVRKSVAVRYAARPADTLATLADVVFAGLASADQIRGANGLADADPDAPLDAGQPLVVPLPCVCFNSSDSNLPAVYLSYVVQVGDTVPAIAAGYETTVTDVMNVNAMGSPVAAPGDILAIPLPACASSFAKSASDHGLLVANGTYALTAGNCVQCSCGPGNLNLYCTPASLSGSCPSTQCSNSNVLLGNASTHATSAGCNVSSCSYGGFVNGTIKTLLNTGLQPKCPGPHQVPLLTDPPTIVNRDYSTSIPPLSAPAPAEAGGEMPEPPPSSSVQGGSFTLPRMSPADGPAGSISEAPLLTSKPRKILSWFILCLFLHFHM